One window from the genome of Osmerus eperlanus chromosome 1, fOsmEpe2.1, whole genome shotgun sequence encodes:
- the LOC134018350 gene encoding zinc finger protein 436-like translates to MDTEKARHHHCDQCGKSFSHSGDLERHQRVHSGGKPYHCDQCGKSFSHSGSLERHQRVHSGEKPYHCDQCGKSFSQSGSLERHQRVHSGEKLYHCDQCGKSFSRSGHLKTHQRVHSGEKPYHCDQCGKSFSQSGHLKRHQRVHSGEKPYYCDQCGKSFSKSGSLERHQRVHSGEKPYHCDQCGKSFSHSGHLKTHQRVHSGEKPYHCDQCGKSFSRSGSLETHQRVHSGEKPYHCDQCGKSFSQSGHLKTHQRVHSGEKPYHCDQCGKSFSHSGHLKTHQRVHSGEKPYHCDQCDKSFSRSGHLKTHQRVHSGEKPYHCDQ, encoded by the coding sequence ATGGACACGGAAAAGGCCAGACAtcaccactgtgaccagtgtgggaagagcttcagtcatTCAGGAGACTTAGAgagacaccagcgtgttcactcaggagggaagccgtaccactgtgaccagtgtgggaagagcttcagtcatTCAGGAAGCTTAGAgagacaccagcgtgttcactcaggagagaagccgtaccactgtgaccagtgtggtaagAGCTTCAGTCAGTCAGGAAGCTTAGAgagacaccagcgtgttcactcaggagagaagctgtaccactgtgaccagtgtgggaagagcttcagtcgTTCAGGACACTTAAAGacacaccagcgtgttcactcaggagagaagccgtaccactgtgaccagtgtgggaagagcttcagtcagTCAGGACACTTGAAgagacaccagcgtgttcactcaggagagaagccgtactactgtgaccagtgtggtaagAGCTTCAGTAAGTCAGGAAGCTTAGAgagacaccagcgtgttcactcaggagagaagccgtaccactgtgaccagtgtgggaagagcttcagtcatTCAGGACACTTAAAGacacaccagcgtgttcactcaggagagaagccgtaccactgtgaccagtgtggaaAGAGCTTCAGTCGTTCAGGAAGCTTAGAGacacaccagcgtgttcactcaggagagaagccgtaccactgtgaccagtgtgggaagagcttcagtcagTCAGGACACTTAAAGacacaccagcgtgttcactcaggagagaagccgtaccactgtgaccagtgtgggaagagcttcagtcatTCAGGACACTTAAAGacacaccagcgtgttcactcaggagagaagccttaccactgtgaccagtgtgacAAGAGTTTCAGTCGTTCAGGACACTTAAAGacacaccagcgtgttcactcaggagagaagccgtaccactgtgaccagtga